In one window of Oryzias melastigma strain HK-1 linkage group LG5, ASM292280v2, whole genome shotgun sequence DNA:
- the smpd2b gene encoding sphingomyelin phosphodiesterase 2, with protein sequence MANMDPIPVRVFSLNCWGIRYLSKYCSQRYHMIGDMLCKEKHDIVLLQEVWSEKDYLFLKKKLSCTHPYTHYFKSGVIGSGLAIFSKYRIHDTLLYRYSLNGYPYMAHHGDWFGGKAVGMAVLSLGNLTANVYVTHLHAEYNREKDSYLAHRVVQAWELQQFIRHTSAGADVVILGGDLNMHPQDLGNRLLRSYTGLRDAYTETAKFDGCEGGVTLIADNPFISKKEIFPFEKGIRIDYVLFKGSSRAEIRCDSLSTTKGSVADSPFPYSDHEALTAELKLDSCVSAEAGKDEAFKTPDSSAGNLAELVDIVTEARTEVKVGLHCAERMRYTAARTGVMGLALLFLELVIAAVPWFALGAEQPFPQTSFYLLAALCFAILLTTSLLYIFYTIEIKSLQGAEDQMRLAVGSLHEKLRGFPVTQPHSASLRSPEGQDPPALDPVE encoded by the exons ATGGCTAACATGGACCCCATCCCTGTGCGAGTCTTCTCTTTGAACTGCTG ggGGATTCGCTATTTAAGCAAATATTGTTCTCAGCGGTATCACATGATTGGAGATATGCtgtgcaaagaaaaacatgatattGTCTTACTTCAGGAG gtGTGGAGTGAAAaggattatctttttttaaagaagaaactttCCTGCACTCATCCCTACACTCACTACTTCAAAAG TGGAGTCATAGGCAGCGGGCTGgccattttttctaaatacagaATCCACGACACGCTGCTTTATCGCTATTCACTCAACGGTTATCCTTACATG GCTCACCATGGAGACTGGTTTGGAGGAAAAGCCGTGGGCATGGCTGTCTTAAGCCTCGGCAACCTGACTGCCAATGTCTATGTTACCCAT CTGCATGCAGAGTATAACAGGGAGAAGGACTCTTACCTTGCTCACCGAGTGGTTCAGGCCTGGGAGTTGCAGCAGTTCATTCG TCACACATCTGCAGGAGCGGACGTGGTCATCCTCGGAGGTGACCTCAATATGCACCCTCAGGATCTGGGCAATAGACTACTGAGATCTTACACTGGACTGAGGGACGCCTACACAGAAACTGCTAAATTTGAT GGATGTGAAGGTGGTGTGACTCTTATAGCAGACAATCCTTTCATTAGTAAAAAGGAGATTTTCCCCTTTGAGAAAGGGATTCGAATCGACTATGTCCTGTTCAAG GGATCGTCTAGGGCTGAGATTCGCTGTGATTCCTTGTCAACCACCAAAGGCTCTGTCGCTGACAGTCCTTTCCCATATTCTGACCATGAAGCTCTCACTGCTGAGCTGAAGCTGGACTCCTGTGTTTCAGCTGAGGCTGGAAAAGACGAAGCATTCAAGACGCCGGACTCCTCTGCAG GGAACCTGGCGGAATTGGTTGACATTGTGACTGAGGCCCGCACTGAAGTCAAAGTGGGCTTGCACTGTGCCGAGCGGATGCGCTACACTGCAGCCCGTACGGGGGTGATGGGGCTGGCCCTGCTGTTCCTGGAGTTGGTCATCGCTGCGGTTCCCTGGTTCGCTCTGGGAGCCGAACAGCCCTTCCCACAAACCTCCTTCTACCTGCTGGCAGCGCTGTGTTTCGCCATTCTGCTGACCACATCGCTGCTCTATATCTTTTACACAATCGAGATCAAATCTCTCCAGGGAGCTGAAGACCAGATGAGGCTGGCGGTGGGTAGTCTGCATGAAAAGCTCAGGGGTTTTCCTGTGACTCAGCCTCACAGCGCCTCCCTGAGGTCACCAGAGGGTCAGGATCCCCCTGCCTTAGACCCAGTGGAATAA